The stretch of DNA TGGAAAGGAGGTATATCCCATTTGCCCTGCGAATGCTTCCAGGGTCGGCACTCCTTTAAGAGGCTTTTCCAGACCCGATGCCAGCCCTTTCATCGTCGCCACGCCAACTCTTAATCCTGTGAATGATCCGGGACCGACCGAAACAGACAAAAGATCAATATCCTTGAGAACAACGTTGCTTTCCTTCAACAAGAGACTGATCATGTTGAGAATCCGCTGAGAATGGTGCATCTGATTCATCAGGGAGATCTCTCCGACCAGATTTTCGTTTTCAAGAAGTGCAACGCTTCCCATGGATGTTGAAGTTTCAACCGCCAATACCAGCATTAGGAGATCTCTTTCAACATCGTCATCAGTCCAAATTGAAAAAATGGGGAGAAAATACAGGCGAAAAGTTGACTTCAAGAAATTCAACAGACAATTCGCCCTCTGGCAATTTGACCTTTATTTTATCCGGCCAGACGTTTTTATCTTCTCTATTCTTATATTCAAACTGAAGCAATTCGGCCAGACCCAGTTCGTTCCGGGCAGATTCCTGGTAAATCTCTTCTCTGGTCGGTTTGTAAAACCTTGTCTCGAGCCATATCCTCTTCTTGATGACCCCTGATTTTCCTTCGATTCGAATGATGGAACAAACGATTTCTTCTCCTTCTCTTTCCATTACCAGGACTTCATGATCTCCTGCGGAAGGATTTCCTCCCAGCCGTATTTCCTTCATGGTCTTCAACCAGCTGTTCCAGGGTATCAGGTCATTCTCCCCCGGACCCGATCTAAATTGCAGACTTTGATGTTCTGCCAAATTTCCCTTGAGCGGCGGATTTCCACCCCAAACCAAACGATAAAGATCGTTTACGGCGGTCAGATCCACCAGGGTCCGGCCCAAGGGATCAAATCCCTGAAAACGAACCTTCTCATCCTGGTCAAACGAAAGAATGCCATGTATCTTTTGAACGGGGCCCTGTTCCGGACTGAAAGAGACGGCGACCATCCCCTTCATCGACATCCATTTCTTTTCCCGATCAGCAAAAATAATCGGGAGCTCACGAAGCGTCAGTTTCTTCTCGGGAACTCGGATTTCGTGGTTTGTCGCACAGGAAATCATCAAGCTGAAGGCTCCGGCATAGAATAAAAATCCGATCCACCTGTTCATGAAAATATCGTTCTCATGACCTCTTCGACGGTTTTAACCGGTATAACCTCCAATGGAAAGGGCCTGGAAATAAACTCCAGGTTATTCATTGGAATCAGGGCTTTTTTAAACCCCAGCTTGGCCGCTTCCCTGAGCCGCAGGGGAACATCCGTAATCGCCCGGACTTCTCCGGCAAGTCCAACTTCACCCATGATCAAGGTTGCGGGATCCACTTTGATCTCCTTGAAACTGGACGCCACCGCGGCAAGAATTCCGAGATCAACGGCCGGCTCCTGAAGGGATATTCCGCCGACGACATTGATAAAAATATCCTGGCCCTGTAAATGGAGTCCCCCCCGTTTTTCAAGTATGGCCAGAAGGAGAGCCACCCGGCTGGGATCCACGCCGTTTGCCACGCGACGAGGCACCCCGAGATAGCCCGGTGTTACCAAAGCCTGCAATTCTACCAGAATCGGCCGGGACCCCTCCAAACTTGAAACAACTACGGAACCGGCCGCATTTTGAGACCTTCCCGAAAGGAAGAGTTCCGAGGGGTTTTTGACTTCAACCAGTCCCTCCGCTTTCATTTCGAAAACGCCAATCTCTTGCGTCGAGCCGAAACGGTTCTTCACGCCTCTCAGAAAACGGTAAGGATGTCCCTTGTCACCTTCAAAATAGAGGACCGTGTCGACAATATGCTCGAGAACTCTCGGACCGGCAATGGCTCCGTCTTTTGTAACATGCCCCACCAGAAAGGAAGAGACGCCGGTTTTTTTAGAGTAGACCATCATTTGGGATGCCACTTCTTTGATCTGGCTGACGCTTCCGGGCGGAGATTGCATTATTGAGGAATAAAGGGTTTGAACCGAATCGAGAATCACTGCCACAGGGGAAATCTTTTTAAAAGCCAAAAAGACCTCTTCCAGTGAGGTTTCAGCGAGAAGATAGAGCGCTTCACTCCGGATTCCCAGTCTCTTTCCTCTCAATTTAATCTGAGCTAGAGACTCTTCACCCGAAACATAGAGGATATTTCCATATCGCGCAAGGCGGCTGGATGCTGCCAGAAGCAGTGTCGATTTTCCGATCCCGGGATCCCCTCCGATAAGTGTGACCGATCCCCGTACCAGACCCCCGCCCAGGACCCGGTCGAATTCTTCAATTCCTACCGGCAGGCGTTCTTCTTCGGACTGACTGACTTCCGAAAACCTCAAGACTTCGCTTTTCGATTCCCCGGTTATTTTCCACCGGGTCTCACCCCGCTCGGCCTCTTCAATCAGACTGTTCCAGGCACCACATTCCGGACATCGGCCCATCCATTTCGGACTCTGGAAGCCACACTGCTGGCAGTTGTAAGTGGTTTTTAATTTACTCAATCCTTCCTCCCTTACGACCTGGAATCACCTAGCGCTCACCCTGCCGGTTTTAACTCAAAATTGAGGATTGTCCGCCAGGAATCTCTTGATTAACGGGATCTGTTTTTCTGCAGCGGCCCGGCCCCGTTTGACCAGGAGAGAACCTTTCTTGAGATCGAGAAGAGAAATGCCAGAAGCATCCACATTGATCACCACATCTGCAAATTTTTTTTCAACTGCCGTATTTTTCTTGGCGAATAACGTCGCGGTATGGACCCCGATCTGGAATAAATTATTCAGTTTCGAAAAAGCCCTGGCGCGGTCATTGACATCCACTCCCAGCGTCATCGTAGCACCCATCGTTTCAATCAGGGTCAAGACAGGAAGGTTGCTCGCAATTCCCCCGTCCACCAGTATTTTCCCATGTTGATGAAAGGGCGAAAAGATGACCGGGAGGCTGCAACTTGCCGTCACCGCATCCGCCACCGACCCTTCGGTCAGAATCACCTTCTCCCCGCTTCTCAGGTCCGCCGCCACGACGGCCAGCGGAATTTTAAGATCTTTAAAATCCTTCTGGCCGATTTTTTGAGTTATGAACTTTAGAAGATTCTTGTTTGCGATCAGACCCTGTCTGGAAAAACTGGGTTTGACCATGCCTCTCCACGAAAGCTTGAACGCCAGAGTTAGCATTTCTCTCAGAGTGTGCCCCGACGCATACAGTGCGCCAACCAGAGCTCCTCCGCTGGTTCCCGCAATCAGATCAATTCCGATTCCTTCAGATTCCAGTACCTCCAGTACGCCGATATGGGCGATACATCTGGCGGCCCCTCCGCTGAGGGCAATTCCTACTCTCGGCCTTTTTAGCAACTGACCGGTTTCTCCAGCAAAACAATCTCTTCCCCATCCGGCCCTGAAACCATGGCTGCCCGTTCGCCGGGGACCGGTTCATACGGAGGCTTTACAATTGAAACATTCGCAGACTTCAGCTTCCGGACAGCCAGGTCAAGGTCCCCGACAATCAGTCCAAGGGAGAGGGGGCCCACCCCGTTCGAGTCCCATTCTCGTTTTAAGGTCTGACCCGGCTTTCCCCCGTAAAGCTCGAGGCACCCATCGCCCGCTCTGAGCCACACGATCATTCTTCCTTTGGGACTGACCTCTCTTTTCATCACCGGAAGTTCTAAAAGTTTTTCATAAAACAGGAGCGATTTTTCAAGATTGCCACACTGAATGGCGATATGGTGAAGGCGAAATTTCATTTATCTCTGCTTTTTCATTTTTTCTTCATTGAAGAATTTCCTGTACAGAATATCCCATTCAGGACTCCCTTCAACCGGACGTCGGGCATAGGAGGCGAGTTTTTGCCGAACGAGGAGATCAATCTCTTCCTGGACTCTTAATTCCGAGGCAATCATTTTTCGAATCTCTCGTAACACCCTGGATTCCTCCTGAAGAAGGGTTGCCCATTTCTTTTCTATAAGACTTTCCAGAATCAAGTGGGTTAAGGAAGAAATTTTTTCATCGCTGAGAATCATAGGGTCAGTTTAGACTATTCCCAAAATCATGTCAAATTCTTAAAGTTTTCAAAGAGTTTGACAATAAACTGCCAGTCCGATAAGATAATTTCCCAATGCCTAAAGTCAAACAACCCTTACATCCTCTCCCTCTTCCCAAAAAAGGGCTACTTCTTAAATTTATCGTCTCCTATACGATCCTGATTGGCGCGGTATTTCTGGGAGGCGGTTGGCTCCTTTTCTACCATGTCAAGAATGCCCTGGACGAAGAGCTATCCAAGCGAATTATTGGAATTTCAGAAATCGTTTCAGCGACCACTTCACCCGCTTATCTTAAAAAAATAGGGCCGGGAGATGAACATTCTTATCTCTATAACCACCTGCTCGATTCGATCAAGAAGATCCAGGAAAAATCTCACGTCAACGATATCTTCATATTTGATCAAAGTAACCGGATCATTATTGACTCGGATGAAGAGGTCCCTATCGGAAATGTTTATCAATTCCTTAAACTCGACCAGACAGAACTCGAGGAGGTGTGGAATGGAAAGACTTCATCCTCTATTTTATACAAAGGAAAAGACGGAAAATTTTATAAATCGGGATATGCTCCCATTTTTGACGACCAGGGGCAGATCTTTGCCGTCGCCGGAGTCGAAGCGGGCGCGGATTTTCTTGAAATTTTAACTGAATTCCGAAGGAATATCTTTCTTCCGGCCTTTTTAATATTTCTCTTTATCATTATCGTCAGCTGGCTCATTTCCCGCTCGATCATCAATCCCATCAAACAACTCGTTGCCTCTATGGATCGCATCGGAAAAGAACAGGATTATGCCAAGGTCCTTGTGACAACCGAAGATGAAATTGGCTTCTTGAGCAGCCGATTCAATGATATGATCGACCATATCAGTGAAAAGGACGCCCTGCTAAACGAGAGAGTCGCCACTTTGGAACGAATGTCCGCAACGGTGGCGCATGAAATCAGAAATCCGTTAGGGGCTATCGAACTCAATGCCGAATTTCTGGAAAGAAAAACCGGAGATGAGAAGCTGAAAGTGATTACCAGAACGATTATTGAAGAAGTTAAAAATTTGAACGGTATCGTTACGGACTTTCTCGCCTTTTCTAAAGAGCCGCGATTGAACAGAACCCCGGTCGCGCTGGAACCTTTTCTTCAAAAAATTATCCAGATGGCCTGCGCAGCGCATAAGGAAATTCCAGTCAAGGCAAAACTTGAAATTCCACCCGATTTTCCACTGATTGAAATTGACGAAAACGAATTCAGAAAGGCCCTTCTCAATATTACTTTGAATGCCATCGAATCGATGCCGGAGGGCGGGAATCTTTCCATTTCTGTAACGCTTCAGGAACGCAAATGTACCCTCATTTTATCGGATACCGGGCATGGCATTCCTGACACAGTTAAATCCATGATATTTAACCCGTTTTTTACAACGAAAGAAAGTGGAACCGGGCTGGGTCTGGCAATTGCACATAAGATTATCGCGGGTCACCAGGGAACTCTTTCTTTTCTAAGCCAAGTTAATAAGGGAACCGATTTTGTCATTACGATTCCACTGAGGGGCGGTCAAAAAAATGAAAAAAATATTAATAGCTGAAGATAAAGAATCCATGAGAAAAATGTTAATCGAAGTTTTCTCGGAAAAGGGATATGCCGTCACGGAATGTCAGGACGGGGATGAAGCCATCGAAAAAATAGGCGACGACGTCTTTGACATTATCCTGACAGACCTGAAAATGCCAAAAAAAGATGGCATCGATGTTCTCAAGGCCGCCAAGGGCAAATTTCAAGAAACATCGGTTATTGTCATGACCGCCCATGGCACTATTGAAAATGCGGTGGAAGCGATGCGTATCGGGGCATTTGACTATATCCTAAAGCCGTTTTCATTAAATGAAATCGAGGTGAAGGTCGAAAGAGCAATTCAGAGAAATACGCTCTTGACGAGAAATCTGGTTGGAAAGGACTCCGATGATCACTTTGGCGAACTCATTGGGAAAGAGGAGAACATCCAGAAGATTTACAGGATCATTGAAAAAGTGGCCCCGCAGCCGACCTCTGTTCTGGTTTTGGGCGAAAGTGGCACGGGAAAAGAGATTGTAGCAAGAGAGATTCACAAAAGAAGCACGCGTTCCACAAAGCCGTTTGTGACGGTGAACTGTGCCTCTCTGGCTGAAACACTTCTGGAAAGCGAGCTCTTTGGACATGAAAAAGGAGCATTTACCGGGGCGCTTTTCCAGAAGAACGGCCGATTTGAGCTGGCAAACGGAGGAACCCTTTTTCTGGATGAAATCGGAGAAATCAGTCCTGCGATTCAGGTCAAGCTTTTACGTTTCCTCCAGGAAAAAGAATTCGAACGCGTGGGGGGCACGAAAACGATAAAGGTGGATGTCAGAATTATTGCGGCGACCAATCGGGAAATAAAACAAGAAGTTCTGGAAAAACATTTTAGAGAGGATCTCTACTATCGGTTAAACGTGGTGACCTTAAAACTCCCTCCCCTCAGAGAAAGACCCGGCGATATCGAACGGCTCTGTCAGCATTTCCTCAAGAGGTATAATCAGGAACTTAATAAGCAGCATCGCCTCTCTCCAGAGGTCTTAAACCTCTTCACAAAATACCGTTGGCCGGGAAATATCCGGGAACTGGAAAATGTCATTGAAAGGGGCGTCGTGCTTTCGGAGGAAGAAGAGATCCGGCTGGCGGATATTCCAGCCGAAATGCTTGAAGAAGGCATCGGTCTCAAACCGACCTTATCCACGGATGGGCCGCTCAAACTTCCGGATCAGATGGATACTCTGGAACTGGAAATATTGAAAAAGACACTGGAAGAAAATCACTGGAACCAAACCAAAACCGCAAAGATTCTTGGATTAAAGCGAAGTTCATTACAATACAAAATGAAAAAATATGGTCTTATATAAAAGACTTGCGCTATTGCGGCTGGCTCTTTTGGTCCTTATCTTGTCACTCGCCTCTAACCCTGCGATGTCTGCATCGGAGGAGCTCCAGGTTCTAAAAGGTAAAATGACCGTCCTGCAGGACCAGATCGCCCAGGAGGAAATCCAGGGGAAAAACCTGGCCATCAAGGAATCTCAGCTGACCAAAAAAATAAAGCTTTTGAAGAAAGACGCCCGTTCCAAGCCAAGCCTTCTTTCGAATCTCCGGATTGAAAGTTTGCTTAAAGAATTGCGTGAAAACCTGATAATCCAGCAGGAGAACGAAAATCGGCGTTCTCTTCTCGAAGAGCAGATCATTCAGACAAAAGCGGATCTCGATTCCAAAATGGAAGTTGAGGTCAGCAGGCTGATCGAATCCGCCCGGGAAGCCTTCAAGACCGGCGACGAAGCGCGGTCTGACCGATTCTATCAGGAAGCGCTTCACCTGATGGAAGAGCGGAAACAATTTCAAACAGAAGCGATTGTCCTTTCTCCCGCTCCTCCCCCTTTCGGAGAATTCATCCTGGATGGAAAAGAGTCGCTCGATAAACTAAGGGAAATCGCCGACTTCGCCATTCACGATCTTGAAAATATCCGAAAGGAAATTAGACTTCTCTAAGAGAATAAAAAAAGAATTCAGGAAGAAATTGCACTCCGAAAAAACCTGGTCAAGTACCCGGGCCTGCTGGAAAGAGGCGAGAGCAACCCCCCCTTTCGGATTGAATCGATCGAAAAAGAACTGATTCAATTTGAAAAAAAAGGCAAAATATTGGAAAATAAACTAAGTCAAATTCAGGAATCAAGCAAGCTTCTCTCCAGGAAAGTCCGGGAAATCGAGCGGATTATCCAGCAAAAAGAACCTTAACTAAGGGACCCCCTTGAAATATTTTAAACGCATCTTTTTATTGGCCATTTGTCTTATCACCTCCCTTTTTCTAGTCAACTGTGCATCCCGTCCGATTTCCCAGGAGGGATACCGGGCTCTAGAAAAAGGAAACATCGACGAAGCGATCCGCTTCTTTAAAGAGGATCTTCAGCATAATCCGGATGACACCCGGGCGAGAAACAATCTCGCGGTCGCCTATATGCGCCAGATACGTTATGAGGACGCTTTTAATGAGCTGCAAAAAGTGATCGCTCAAAAGCCGGAAGACGCAAGAGCCCACTATAATTTGGCGCTCGTGTATTATTACAAAAGACTTCTAAACGAAGAGATTGAGGAATATCGAAAGTGCATCGCTTTGCTCCCTTCCCATTACGGTGCTCATTTAAATCTTGGGCATGCCCTCCTTTCAAAGGGGGATAAGGCCGGGGCATTGGAACAATACCAATGGGTCATTGAGAAAAATCCATACAATGCTAAAGTCAATTTCATTCTCGGAATTCTCTATAGTGAATTAAAAGAGGATCAAAAGGCCATAAAATTATTCAGTCATTATCTCGAGCTTGATCCGCAAGGTCCTTTTGCCAAGGAGGCCAAAAACCATTTGGCAGAACTTGGAAAGAAACCTTTCACTCCTGATTCTTCGAAAAAGTCGATCAAGGAAAATGAATGAAAAACATTCTTCCGGTCGTGTTTTGCTATAGTCTCTTGATTTTGGGTGCGGGACATTCGGCGCAGGCTGAAAAAATCAGGTCTGAGATTTCTACCGGGCTTGATCTGAAATATGTCGATAATGTGATATCCATCATTGACTCAAACGGAAATAGTTTGGAAAGGGAACCGGATTTCATTTATGAACCCTATCTGGTTTTTCGGCTAAAGATAAAAGACCCCGTTTATTCGCAAAAAGTTGCGGTTACTTTTTCTTACGATGGTTATATAGATCATTCTGTACTAGACTATCCCAGTTACGCGCTTCTTTTCGAGCAAGGGATGGGGGAAAATACATTTTTGACTTTGAAATACTCCCTCATCCCGTATTTAATCGTGGGAGACGAAGACCCTACGAATGCAAATACGTCGAATCCAATAGATTCCGGCCTCAATTACCGGTTGCAGAACTTTACGGTCTCAATCGATAGAGATTTAAACAGACAATTGAACGTTTACCTCTATGGAAGAGAAATGCTAAAAGACTACAACATTCCTTTGGCATACCGCACGGCCATCGCCAATAAATTTGGGGGAGACGTCACTTACTATGTGAGCCGGCAGACGCTCTTGTTGCTCGGGATATCTTATGAAATCAATGAATCTCAAAAAGGAACACCCGTTGGATCGGCCATACCCTATCTGGACGATACCGACTACACCTCTCCCGGGTTTAGCATTCTAGGGCTCCGACATTTGAATTCAAAAAATATCTTTCGTCTGAAATACCTTTTTAAACTGCGAAATTATGCGACTTCCGATCCTTCAGAATTGCTTCATTTTGCCAGAAATGACCGGATTCAT from Nitrospirota bacterium encodes:
- a CDS encoding patatin-like phospholipase family protein; the encoded protein is MLKRPRVGIALSGGAARCIAHIGVLEVLESEGIGIDLIAGTSGGALVGALYASGHTLREMLTLAFKLSWRGMVKPSFSRQGLIANKNLLKFITQKIGQKDFKDLKIPLAVVAADLRSGEKVILTEGSVADAVTASCSLPVIFSPFHQHGKILVDGGIASNLPVLTLIETMGATMTLGVDVNDRARAFSKLNNLFQIGVHTATLFAKKNTAVEKKFADVVINVDASGISLLDLKKGSLLVKRGRAAAEKQIPLIKRFLADNPQF
- a CDS encoding HAMP domain-containing histidine kinase; the encoded protein is MPKVKQPLHPLPLPKKGLLLKFIVSYTILIGAVFLGGGWLLFYHVKNALDEELSKRIIGISEIVSATTSPAYLKKIGPGDEHSYLYNHLLDSIKKIQEKSHVNDIFIFDQSNRIIIDSDEEVPIGNVYQFLKLDQTELEEVWNGKTSSSILYKGKDGKFYKSGYAPIFDDQGQIFAVAGVEAGADFLEILTEFRRNIFLPAFLIFLFIIIVSWLISRSIINPIKQLVASMDRIGKEQDYAKVLVTTEDEIGFLSSRFNDMIDHISEKDALLNERVATLERMSATVAHEIRNPLGAIELNAEFLERKTGDEKLKVITRTIIEEVKNLNGIVTDFLAFSKEPRLNRTPVALEPFLQKIIQMACAAHKEIPVKAKLEIPPDFPLIEIDENEFRKALLNITLNAIESMPEGGNLSISVTLQERKCTLILSDTGHGIPDTVKSMIFNPFFTTKESGTGLGLAIAHKIIAGHQGTLSFLSQVNKGTDFVITIPLRGGQKNEKNINS
- a CDS encoding VOC family protein gives rise to the protein MKFRLHHIAIQCGNLEKSLLFYEKLLELPVMKREVSPKGRMIVWLRAGDGCLELYGGKPGQTLKREWDSNGVGPLSLGLIVGDLDLAVRKLKSANVSIVKPPYEPVPGERAAMVSGPDGEEIVLLEKPVSC
- the radA gene encoding DNA repair protein RadA — encoded protein: MSKLKTTYNCQQCGFQSPKWMGRCPECGAWNSLIEEAERGETRWKITGESKSEVLRFSEVSQSEEERLPVGIEEFDRVLGGGLVRGSVTLIGGDPGIGKSTLLLAASSRLARYGNILYVSGEESLAQIKLRGKRLGIRSEALYLLAETSLEEVFLAFKKISPVAVILDSVQTLYSSIMQSPPGSVSQIKEVASQMMVYSKKTGVSSFLVGHVTKDGAIAGPRVLEHIVDTVLYFEGDKGHPYRFLRGVKNRFGSTQEIGVFEMKAEGLVEVKNPSELFLSGRSQNAAGSVVVSSLEGSRPILVELQALVTPGYLGVPRRVANGVDPSRVALLLAILEKRGGLHLQGQDIFINVVGGISLQEPAVDLGILAAVASSFKEIKVDPATLIMGEVGLAGEVRAITDVPLRLREAAKLGFKKALIPMNNLEFISRPFPLEVIPVKTVEEVMRTIFS
- a CDS encoding tetratricopeptide repeat protein, with the translated sequence MKYFKRIFLLAICLITSLFLVNCASRPISQEGYRALEKGNIDEAIRFFKEDLQHNPDDTRARNNLAVAYMRQIRYEDAFNELQKVIAQKPEDARAHYNLALVYYYKRLLNEEIEEYRKCIALLPSHYGAHLNLGHALLSKGDKAGALEQYQWVIEKNPYNAKVNFILGILYSELKEDQKAIKLFSHYLELDPQGPFAKEAKNHLAELGKKPFTPDSSKKSIKENE
- a CDS encoding sigma-54-dependent Fis family transcriptional regulator, which produces MKKILIAEDKESMRKMLIEVFSEKGYAVTECQDGDEAIEKIGDDVFDIILTDLKMPKKDGIDVLKAAKGKFQETSVIVMTAHGTIENAVEAMRIGAFDYILKPFSLNEIEVKVERAIQRNTLLTRNLVGKDSDDHFGELIGKEENIQKIYRIIEKVAPQPTSVLVLGESGTGKEIVAREIHKRSTRSTKPFVTVNCASLAETLLESELFGHEKGAFTGALFQKNGRFELANGGTLFLDEIGEISPAIQVKLLRFLQEKEFERVGGTKTIKVDVRIIAATNREIKQEVLEKHFREDLYYRLNVVTLKLPPLRERPGDIERLCQHFLKRYNQELNKQHRLSPEVLNLFTKYRWPGNIRELENVIERGVVLSEEEEIRLADIPAEMLEEGIGLKPTLSTDGPLKLPDQMDTLELEILKKTLEENHWNQTKTAKILGLKRSSLQYKMKKYGLI
- a CDS encoding DUF507 family protein, whose protein sequence is MILSDEKISSLTHLILESLIEKKWATLLQEESRVLREIRKMIASELRVQEEIDLLVRQKLASYARRPVEGSPEWDILYRKFFNEEKMKKQR